In Epinephelus lanceolatus isolate andai-2023 chromosome 13, ASM4190304v1, whole genome shotgun sequence, the following are encoded in one genomic region:
- the fez2b gene encoding fasciculation and elongation protein zeta-2 isoform X2 has protein sequence MAAPLAHFDEDWQDFNEFKPASASADQLDQLNSNVGDPSSGLDDFSDLDNSFSGEICSFKSMEDLVHDFDEKLTVCFRNYNTTTENIAPIKPITEDNYLKDDEVWNALTDNYGNVMAVDWKTSHTRSLHLPTLNITEHEKLDNQSLDLSDDEELREQMDMHSIIVSCINDEPLFTAEQVIEEIEEMMQESPDPEDDESPSQSDLSMLSQDLHTLKRSGSNTSYEDRLRQLSVSELTETLEEVETAIRRYSEELIQALALRDELDYEKEVKNSFISLLIDVQNRQKEHRELLRKKKKIRSTTTTGPNGQRTASTHIPGTLLTLEGLSNVIQNGLRQTFGNTGGDKQYLTTVIPYEKKAGSPAVEDLQILTKILHAMRDDSEKVPALLTDYILKALV, from the exons ATGGCGGCGCCGTTAGCCCACTTCGACGAGGACTGGCAGGATTTCAACGAGTTCAAGCCGGCCTCGGCGTCGGCCGACCAGCTGGACCAGCTCAACTCCAACGTGGGCGATCCGTCGTCGGGCCTAGACGATTTCTCAGACCTGGACAACAGTTTCTCCGGGGAGATCTGCAGCTTCAAATCCATGGAGGACCTCGTCCACGACTTCGACGAGAAGCTGACAGTGTGTTTCCGAAACTACAACACCACGACGGAGAACATTGCCCCCATTAAACCCATCACAGAGGACAACTACTTGAAAGACGACGA GGTCTGGAACGCTCTGACAGATAATTATGGCAACGTGATGGCTGTGGACTGGAAGACATCGCACACTCGCTCCCTACACCTGCCCACCCTCAACATCACAGAGCATGAG AAGTTGGATAACCAGTCTCTGGATCTGTCTGACGATGAGGAGCTCAGGGAGCAGATGGATATGCACTCGATCATCGTGTCCTGCATCAACGATGAGCCGCTCTTCACAGCCGAGCAG GTGATAGAGGAGATAGAGGAGATGATGCAGGAGTCTCCAGACCCAGAGGACGACGAGAGCCCCTCGCAGTCTGACCTGTCCATGCTCTCTCAGGACCTCCACACCCTGAAACGCTCCGGCTCCAACACCAGCTACGAGGACC GGCTGCGTCAGCTGTCTGTGTCCGAGCTGACCGAGACTCTGGAGGAAGTGGAAACGGCAATTCGCCGCTACAGTGAAGAGCTGATCCAGGCTCTGGCCCTGCGAGACGAACTGGACTATGAGAAGGAG GTGAAGAACAGCTTCATCTCGCTGTTGATCGACGTGCAGAACAGACAGAAGGAGCACCGCGAGCtgctgaggaagaagaagaaaatcagaAGTACGACGACAACCGGGCCCAACGGCCAGAGGACAGCCAGCACGCACATACCAGGCACG CTCCTCACTCTGGAGGGACTCTCCAATGTCATTCAAAATGGCCTCCGTCAAACTTTTGGCAACACTGGAGGGGACAAACAG TACTTGACCACAGTAATCCCATATGAGAAGAAAGCCGGCTCCCCGGCAGTAGAAGACCTCCAGATTCTCACAAAGA TCCTCCACGCCATGAGGGACGACAGTGAGAAGGTACCCGCTCTGCTAACAGACTACATTCTCAAAG CTCTGGTATGA
- the fez2b gene encoding fasciculation and elongation protein zeta-2 isoform X1, whose product MAAPLAHFDEDWQDFNEFKPASASADQLDQLNSNVGDPSSGLDDFSDLDNSFSGEICSFKSMEDLVHDFDEKLTVCFRNYNTTTENIAPIKPITEDNYLKDDEVWNALTDNYGNVMAVDWKTSHTRSLHLPTLNITEHEKLDNQSLDLSDDEELREQMDMHSIIVSCINDEPLFTAEQVIEEIEEMMQESPDPEDDESPSQSDLSMLSQDLHTLKRSGSNTSYEDRLRQLSVSELTETLEEVETAIRRYSEELIQALALRDELDYEKEVKNSFISLLIDVQNRQKEHRELLRKKKKIRSTTTTGPNGQRTASTHIPGTLLTLEGLSNVIQNGLRQTFGNTGGDKQYLTTVIPYEKKAGSPAVEDLQILTKILHAMRDDSEKVPALLTDYILKVLCPT is encoded by the exons ATGGCGGCGCCGTTAGCCCACTTCGACGAGGACTGGCAGGATTTCAACGAGTTCAAGCCGGCCTCGGCGTCGGCCGACCAGCTGGACCAGCTCAACTCCAACGTGGGCGATCCGTCGTCGGGCCTAGACGATTTCTCAGACCTGGACAACAGTTTCTCCGGGGAGATCTGCAGCTTCAAATCCATGGAGGACCTCGTCCACGACTTCGACGAGAAGCTGACAGTGTGTTTCCGAAACTACAACACCACGACGGAGAACATTGCCCCCATTAAACCCATCACAGAGGACAACTACTTGAAAGACGACGA GGTCTGGAACGCTCTGACAGATAATTATGGCAACGTGATGGCTGTGGACTGGAAGACATCGCACACTCGCTCCCTACACCTGCCCACCCTCAACATCACAGAGCATGAG AAGTTGGATAACCAGTCTCTGGATCTGTCTGACGATGAGGAGCTCAGGGAGCAGATGGATATGCACTCGATCATCGTGTCCTGCATCAACGATGAGCCGCTCTTCACAGCCGAGCAG GTGATAGAGGAGATAGAGGAGATGATGCAGGAGTCTCCAGACCCAGAGGACGACGAGAGCCCCTCGCAGTCTGACCTGTCCATGCTCTCTCAGGACCTCCACACCCTGAAACGCTCCGGCTCCAACACCAGCTACGAGGACC GGCTGCGTCAGCTGTCTGTGTCCGAGCTGACCGAGACTCTGGAGGAAGTGGAAACGGCAATTCGCCGCTACAGTGAAGAGCTGATCCAGGCTCTGGCCCTGCGAGACGAACTGGACTATGAGAAGGAG GTGAAGAACAGCTTCATCTCGCTGTTGATCGACGTGCAGAACAGACAGAAGGAGCACCGCGAGCtgctgaggaagaagaagaaaatcagaAGTACGACGACAACCGGGCCCAACGGCCAGAGGACAGCCAGCACGCACATACCAGGCACG CTCCTCACTCTGGAGGGACTCTCCAATGTCATTCAAAATGGCCTCCGTCAAACTTTTGGCAACACTGGAGGGGACAAACAG TACTTGACCACAGTAATCCCATATGAGAAGAAAGCCGGCTCCCCGGCAGTAGAAGACCTCCAGATTCTCACAAAGA TCCTCCACGCCATGAGGGACGACAGTGAGAAGGTACCCGCTCTGCTAACAGACTACATTCTCAAAG TGCTTTGTCCCACGTAG
- the fez2b gene encoding fasciculation and elongation protein zeta-2 isoform X4 produces MAAPLAHFDEDWQDFNEFKPASASADQLDQLNSNVGDPSSGLDDFSDLDNSFSGEICSFKSMEDLVHDFDEKLTVCFRNYNTTTENIAPIKPITEDNYLKDDEVWNALTDNYGNVMAVDWKTSHTRSLHLPTLNITEHEKLDNQSLDLSDDEELREQMDMHSIIVSCINDEPLFTAEQVIEEIEEMMQESPDPEDDESPSQSDLSMLSQDLHTLKRSGSNTSYEDRLRQLSVSELTETLEEVETAIRRYSEELIQALALRDELDYEKEVKNSFISLLIDVQNRQKEHRELLRKKKKIRSTTTTGPNGQRTASTHIPGTYLTTVIPYEKKAGSPAVEDLQILTKILHAMRDDSEKVPALLTDYILKALV; encoded by the exons ATGGCGGCGCCGTTAGCCCACTTCGACGAGGACTGGCAGGATTTCAACGAGTTCAAGCCGGCCTCGGCGTCGGCCGACCAGCTGGACCAGCTCAACTCCAACGTGGGCGATCCGTCGTCGGGCCTAGACGATTTCTCAGACCTGGACAACAGTTTCTCCGGGGAGATCTGCAGCTTCAAATCCATGGAGGACCTCGTCCACGACTTCGACGAGAAGCTGACAGTGTGTTTCCGAAACTACAACACCACGACGGAGAACATTGCCCCCATTAAACCCATCACAGAGGACAACTACTTGAAAGACGACGA GGTCTGGAACGCTCTGACAGATAATTATGGCAACGTGATGGCTGTGGACTGGAAGACATCGCACACTCGCTCCCTACACCTGCCCACCCTCAACATCACAGAGCATGAG AAGTTGGATAACCAGTCTCTGGATCTGTCTGACGATGAGGAGCTCAGGGAGCAGATGGATATGCACTCGATCATCGTGTCCTGCATCAACGATGAGCCGCTCTTCACAGCCGAGCAG GTGATAGAGGAGATAGAGGAGATGATGCAGGAGTCTCCAGACCCAGAGGACGACGAGAGCCCCTCGCAGTCTGACCTGTCCATGCTCTCTCAGGACCTCCACACCCTGAAACGCTCCGGCTCCAACACCAGCTACGAGGACC GGCTGCGTCAGCTGTCTGTGTCCGAGCTGACCGAGACTCTGGAGGAAGTGGAAACGGCAATTCGCCGCTACAGTGAAGAGCTGATCCAGGCTCTGGCCCTGCGAGACGAACTGGACTATGAGAAGGAG GTGAAGAACAGCTTCATCTCGCTGTTGATCGACGTGCAGAACAGACAGAAGGAGCACCGCGAGCtgctgaggaagaagaagaaaatcagaAGTACGACGACAACCGGGCCCAACGGCCAGAGGACAGCCAGCACGCACATACCAGGCACG TACTTGACCACAGTAATCCCATATGAGAAGAAAGCCGGCTCCCCGGCAGTAGAAGACCTCCAGATTCTCACAAAGA TCCTCCACGCCATGAGGGACGACAGTGAGAAGGTACCCGCTCTGCTAACAGACTACATTCTCAAAG CTCTGGTATGA
- the fez2b gene encoding fasciculation and elongation protein zeta-2 isoform X3 yields MAAPLAHFDEDWQDFNEFKPASASADQLDQLNSNVGDPSSGLDDFSDLDNSFSGEICSFKSMEDLVHDFDEKLTVCFRNYNTTTENIAPIKPITEDNYLKDDEVWNALTDNYGNVMAVDWKTSHTRSLHLPTLNITEHEKLDNQSLDLSDDEELREQMDMHSIIVSCINDEPLFTAEQVIEEIEEMMQESPDPEDDESPSQSDLSMLSQDLHTLKRSGSNTSYEDRLRQLSVSELTETLEEVETAIRRYSEELIQALALRDELDYEKEVKNSFISLLIDVQNRQKEHRELLRKKKKIRSTTTTGPNGQRTASTHIPGTYLTTVIPYEKKAGSPAVEDLQILTKILHAMRDDSEKVPALLTDYILKVLCPT; encoded by the exons ATGGCGGCGCCGTTAGCCCACTTCGACGAGGACTGGCAGGATTTCAACGAGTTCAAGCCGGCCTCGGCGTCGGCCGACCAGCTGGACCAGCTCAACTCCAACGTGGGCGATCCGTCGTCGGGCCTAGACGATTTCTCAGACCTGGACAACAGTTTCTCCGGGGAGATCTGCAGCTTCAAATCCATGGAGGACCTCGTCCACGACTTCGACGAGAAGCTGACAGTGTGTTTCCGAAACTACAACACCACGACGGAGAACATTGCCCCCATTAAACCCATCACAGAGGACAACTACTTGAAAGACGACGA GGTCTGGAACGCTCTGACAGATAATTATGGCAACGTGATGGCTGTGGACTGGAAGACATCGCACACTCGCTCCCTACACCTGCCCACCCTCAACATCACAGAGCATGAG AAGTTGGATAACCAGTCTCTGGATCTGTCTGACGATGAGGAGCTCAGGGAGCAGATGGATATGCACTCGATCATCGTGTCCTGCATCAACGATGAGCCGCTCTTCACAGCCGAGCAG GTGATAGAGGAGATAGAGGAGATGATGCAGGAGTCTCCAGACCCAGAGGACGACGAGAGCCCCTCGCAGTCTGACCTGTCCATGCTCTCTCAGGACCTCCACACCCTGAAACGCTCCGGCTCCAACACCAGCTACGAGGACC GGCTGCGTCAGCTGTCTGTGTCCGAGCTGACCGAGACTCTGGAGGAAGTGGAAACGGCAATTCGCCGCTACAGTGAAGAGCTGATCCAGGCTCTGGCCCTGCGAGACGAACTGGACTATGAGAAGGAG GTGAAGAACAGCTTCATCTCGCTGTTGATCGACGTGCAGAACAGACAGAAGGAGCACCGCGAGCtgctgaggaagaagaagaaaatcagaAGTACGACGACAACCGGGCCCAACGGCCAGAGGACAGCCAGCACGCACATACCAGGCACG TACTTGACCACAGTAATCCCATATGAGAAGAAAGCCGGCTCCCCGGCAGTAGAAGACCTCCAGATTCTCACAAAGA TCCTCCACGCCATGAGGGACGACAGTGAGAAGGTACCCGCTCTGCTAACAGACTACATTCTCAAAG TGCTTTGTCCCACGTAG